One window of Nevskiales bacterium genomic DNA carries:
- the glnL gene encoding nitrogen regulation protein NR(II): MNPPRKPAAQGSDFVLENLSTAVLCLDTELAVTYLNAAGEMLLGVSARQVERQPLAQAIPALQAQAPRLRQALKEGAAYTERELRLSLPGEPAIVDCTVTPFSDGRGARGLLLEFFAQDRHLRISREGQMVAQQQVSREVVRGLAHEIKNPLGGLRGAAQLLERELAEPALKDYTRIIIGEADRLQKLVDRLLGPNKPPQLASVNLHQPLEHVRQLIEADLSDEVTITRDYDPSIPELKADPELLIQAFLNILRNAVQAVGEEGHITLRTRARRRLTLGGKTHRLVAQVDIVDDGPGIPAALQEQIFYPLVTTRPEGTGLGLPIAQHLIHSHGGLIECQSRPGETVFSIYLPLE; encoded by the coding sequence ATGAACCCGCCTCGAAAACCCGCCGCGCAGGGCTCGGATTTCGTGCTGGAGAATCTGAGCACGGCGGTCCTGTGCCTGGATACCGAGCTGGCGGTGACCTATCTGAATGCCGCCGGCGAGATGCTGTTGGGTGTGTCCGCGCGCCAGGTGGAGCGCCAGCCGCTGGCCCAGGCCATTCCGGCCCTGCAGGCCCAGGCACCACGCCTGCGCCAGGCGCTCAAGGAGGGCGCGGCCTACACCGAGCGCGAACTACGCCTGTCGCTGCCGGGCGAGCCGGCCATCGTCGACTGCACCGTCACGCCGTTCAGCGACGGGCGGGGCGCGCGCGGGCTGCTGCTGGAGTTCTTCGCCCAGGACCGCCACCTGCGCATCTCGCGTGAGGGCCAGATGGTGGCCCAGCAGCAGGTCAGCCGCGAGGTGGTGCGCGGACTTGCGCACGAGATCAAGAACCCGCTCGGCGGCCTGCGCGGCGCCGCCCAGCTGCTGGAGCGCGAGCTGGCCGAGCCGGCGCTGAAGGATTACACCCGCATCATCATCGGCGAGGCCGACCGGCTGCAGAAGCTGGTGGATCGGCTGCTGGGCCCCAACAAGCCGCCGCAGCTCGCCAGCGTCAACTTGCACCAGCCGCTGGAGCACGTGCGCCAGCTGATCGAGGCCGACCTGTCCGACGAAGTCACCATTACGCGCGATTACGATCCCAGCATCCCGGAGCTGAAGGCCGACCCCGAACTCCTGATCCAGGCCTTCCTCAACATCCTGCGCAACGCCGTGCAGGCCGTGGGCGAAGAGGGCCACATCACCTTGCGCACCCGTGCGCGCCGACGCCTGACCCTCGGCGGCAAGACCCACCGGCTGGTGGCGCAGGTGGACATCGTCGACGACGGGCCGGGCATCCCGGCGGCGCTGCAGGAGCAGATCTTCTACCCGCTGGTGACCACCCGGCCCGAGGGCACCGGGCTGGGCTTGCCGATCGCGCAACACCTGATTCACAGCCACGGCGGTTTGATCGAGTGCCAGAGCCGGCCGGGCGAGACCGTGTTTTCCATTTACCTGCCACTGGAGTAG